Proteins encoded within one genomic window of Xiphophorus maculatus strain JP 163 A chromosome 11, X_maculatus-5.0-male, whole genome shotgun sequence:
- the fam114a2 gene encoding protein FAM114A2, giving the protein MSEKMSDSETPHSESDGTEGAPGIQDPSPAETAGSSSASIPDNSTDVAPTRKARRRPETKPAEETRPTPKAEEEQQPAKTPSESTVSQGGWGYWGSWGKSILSTATATVTTVGQGLTQVIEKAETSLGIPSPTELSAKVEEEEKHQGEGSSETEKSATDGSSPAGGAMGMFSSLTSVVQTTGKTVITGGLDALEFIGKKTMDVIAEGDPGFKKTKGLMNRNASLSQVLREAKEREELQTAKKESSDTEKKVVAHYGMLFDEFQGLSHLEALEILSRESESKVKSVLTTLSGDELIQLREELDQIKESFSMVEFDDEEVDDKKDEDGTEFEKDLTSAVDGLSVSATENKLIKACQNARSTISDMSVPQEDGEETERTHSAEDVHATAIRSLAELTARSIELFHKLAEMILFSNGSTDANVLSQLTVVLCKEISLLSKKFTSCLTTAGFKEKGDVLNPLITGIFLEASNSASYIQDAFQLLMPILEISHIQRRAGRAEQ; this is encoded by the exons ATGTCTGAGAAGATGTCAGACAGCGAAACACCTCATTCAGAAAGCGATGGGACAGAGGGAGCGCCTGGGATCCAAGACCCCTCACCAGCTGAAACAGCAGGCAGCTCCTCAGCATCTATACCAGACAACTCTACTGATGTAGCCCCAACGAGGAAAGCCAGGAGGAGACCAGAGACcaaacctgcagaggaaacccGGCCAACACCAAAAGCAGAGGAGGAACAGCAGCCAGCAAAG ACGCCAAGTGAATCAACTGTCTCTCAAGGTGGATGGGGATACTGGGGCAGCTGGGGTAAATCCATCCTGTCCACAGCAACAGCTACTGTCACCACTGTGG GCCAGGGGCTCACTCAAGTCATCGAAAAGGCAGAAACATCTCTAGGAATTCCCAGTCCGACTGAACTGTCAGCcaaggtggaggaagaggaaaaacatcagg GCGAAGGCAGCAGCgagacagaaaaatctgcaactgATGGATCCTCACCAGCAGGAGGCGCGATGGGAATGTTCTCGTCTCTGACCAGCGTTGTTCAGACCACA GGGAAGACTGTGATCACAGGAGGTCTGGACGCTCTGGAGTTCATTGGGAAGAAGACGATGGATGTGATAGCTGAAGGAGATCCTGGCTTTAAGAAGACCAAAGGACTGATGAACAGGAACGCCTCTCTGTCTCAG GTTTTGCGGGAGGCTAAAGAGCGAGAGGAGCTGCAGACGGCAAAGAAAGAGTCATCAGATACAGAGAAGAAGGTGGTGGCGCACTACGGGATGCTGTTTGATGAATTCCAGGGTTTGTCACACCTAGAAGCCCTGGAGATCCTGTCCAGAGAGAGCGAATCTAAG GTGAAGTCTGTGCTGACGACTCTGTCTGGAGACGAGCTGATCCAGCTCAGAGAGGAGCTGGACCAAATCAAGGAATCTTTCTCCATGGTGGAGTTTGATGACGAGGAGGTCGACGACAAGAAAG ACGAAGATGGCACAGAGTTTGAGAAGGATTTAACGTCAGCCGTTGATGGTCTCAGTGTTTCTGccacagaaaacaaactcattAAG GCCTGTCAGAACGCCCGCAGCACGATCAGCGACATGAGCGTACCACAGGAAGACGGTGAAGAGACTGAGAGGACGCACTCTGCAGAG GATGTACATGCTACGGCCATCCGGAGTCTCGCAGAGCTGACTGCTCGCTCCATTGAGCTTTTCCACAAACTGGCCGAGATGATCCTGTTCTCCAACGGCAGCACAGACGCCAACGTCTTGTCACA ACTAACTGTCGTCCTGTGTAAAGAAATCTCTCTGCTTTCCAAGAAGTTCACCTCCTGCCTGACCACAGCGGGG tttaaagaGAAGGGAGATGTCCTGAACCCACTGATTACAGGAATCTTTCTCGAG GCTTCCAACAGTGCGTCTTACATCCAGGATGCCTTCCAGCTCCTCATGCCGATACTGGAGATTTCCCACATCCAGAGGAGAGCTGGACGGGCGGAGCAGTGA
- the mfap3 gene encoding microfibril-associated glycoprotein 3 translates to MLSKKHCLSHTLLLLLGCWTADGAHNDSEAGSVTELAPVASSRYILAKEGSSTLIECNVTEVQEDVRWYNSKGLLLGEEEGGKWQIQERGALNISVVSFEDRGRYTCVASTGIGLTRNYTVILRVAYTNSGLGLYFVIVCLVAFAITMVLNVARLCMVSSHLKETEKTINEFFRTEGTEKLQKAFDIAKSIPIVTSAKTVEFAKVTQFKTMEFARHIEELAHSIPLPPLILNCRSFSEENMNPESDPGKRSRQAFGPPCPDQIEEEKVCEAMLSSERQRNDGMGEDLNVSLHKVKVDIEDDESSA, encoded by the exons ATGTTATCTAAGAAGCACTGCCTGTCACACACGCTCCTCCTGCTGCTTGGTTGCTGGACAGCAGATGGAGCTCACAATGACTCGGAAGCAGGGTCCGTCACAGAGCTGGCCCCAGTCGCCTCTAGCAGGTACATCTTGGCAAAGGAAGGGTCCAGCACGCTCATCGAGTGTAACGTGACTGAAGTTCAAGAGGACGTCCGGTGGTACAACTCTAAAGGACTTCTTCTTGGAGAAGAAGAAG GCGGGAAGTGGCAGATCCAGGAGAGGGGTGCCCTAAACATCAGTGTGGTGTCCTTTGAGGACCGTGGCCGCTACACCTGCGTAGCCTCAACAGGCATCGGCCTCACCAGAAACTACACGGTCATTCTGCGTGTGGCGTACACCAACAGTGGCCTGGGGCTGTACTTTGTCATTGTGTGCTTGGTGGCTTTCGCCATCACCATGGTCCTCAACGTGGCGCGCTTGTGCATGGTCAGCAGCCACCTCAAAGAGACAGAGAAGACCATCAACGAGTTCTTCCGCACCGAGGGCACCGAGAAGCTGCAGAAGGCATTTGACATTGCCAAAAGCATTCCCATAGTCACCTCGGCGAAGACGGTGGAGTTCGCCAAGGTCACGCAGTTTAAGACCATGGAGTTCGCCCGTCACATCGAGGAGTTGGCACACAGCATTCCTCTTCCGCCGCTCATTCTGAACTGCAGATCGTTTTCAGAGGAGAACATGAACCCAGAGAGCGATCCTGGAAAGAGGAGCAGGCAGGCCTTCGGCCCGCCGTGCCCTGACCAAATCGAAGAGGAAAAGGTGTGTGAGGCAATGCTGTCAAGTGAAAGACAAAGGAATGATGGGATGGGTGAAGACTTGAATGTGTCTCTGCATAAAGTAAAGGTTGACATTGAGGATGATGAGAGCAGCGCATGA